A single region of the Aquarana catesbeiana isolate 2022-GZ linkage group LG07, ASM4218655v1, whole genome shotgun sequence genome encodes:
- the LG07H1orf52 gene encoding UPF0690 protein C1orf52 homolog isoform X2 yields MAAEEKDPLSYFAEYGSSDSSSEEEDGEGEKRAAEVKRPPPARRLPGPDELFQTVSRPAFLSAPSSSSTINWEKRLIRPPEEPPREFKAWKMNAVPPPASYKVEEKKGPPPELDMAIKWSSMYQDNGDDAPQQVTKAKFLPDEETAADSPG; encoded by the exons ATGGCGGCGGAGGAGAAGGATCCTCTGAGTTATTTCGCGGAGTATGGGAGTTCGGACAGTAGTAGTGAGGAGGAGGACGGGGAAGGGGAGAAGAGGGCGGCGGAGGTGAAGAGGCCGCCCCCAGCACGCCGCCTCCCCGGACCTGATGAGCTCTTCCAGACTGTCAGCCGCCCGGCCTTCCTGTCCGCCCCTTCCAGCTCCTCCACCATTAACTGGGAGAAGAGGCTCATCCGACCCCCCGAGGAG CCTCCCAGAGAGTTTAAAGCATGGAAGATGAATGCAGTTCCTCCTCCAGCATCCTACAAGGTAGAAGAAAAGAAGGGGCCGCCCCCTGAATTGGACATGGCTATAAAATGGTCCAGTATGTACCAGGACAACGGAGATGATGCTCCTCAACAGGTGACCAAGGCTAAGTTTCTTCCAGATGAAGAGACAGCTGCTGACTCTCCAG GTTGA
- the LG07H1orf52 gene encoding UPF0690 protein C1orf52 homolog isoform X1, giving the protein MAAEEKDPLSYFAEYGSSDSSSEEEDGEGEKRAAEVKRPPPARRLPGPDELFQTVSRPAFLSAPSSSSTINWEKRLIRPPEEPPREFKAWKMNAVPPPASYKVEEKKGPPPELDMAIKWSSMYQDNGDDAPQQVTKAKFLPDEETAADSPGEEDEPSTAKKRKVS; this is encoded by the exons ATGGCGGCGGAGGAGAAGGATCCTCTGAGTTATTTCGCGGAGTATGGGAGTTCGGACAGTAGTAGTGAGGAGGAGGACGGGGAAGGGGAGAAGAGGGCGGCGGAGGTGAAGAGGCCGCCCCCAGCACGCCGCCTCCCCGGACCTGATGAGCTCTTCCAGACTGTCAGCCGCCCGGCCTTCCTGTCCGCCCCTTCCAGCTCCTCCACCATTAACTGGGAGAAGAGGCTCATCCGACCCCCCGAGGAG CCTCCCAGAGAGTTTAAAGCATGGAAGATGAATGCAGTTCCTCCTCCAGCATCCTACAAGGTAGAAGAAAAGAAGGGGCCGCCCCCTGAATTGGACATGGCTATAAAATGGTCCAGTATGTACCAGGACAACGGAGATGATGCTCCTCAACAGGTGACCAAGGCTAAGTTTCTTCCAGATGAAGAGACAGCTGCTGACTCTCCAG gTGAAGAGGATGAGCCATCAACTGCAAAAAAGCGAAAGGTTTCATAG